A single region of the Azospirillum fermentarium genome encodes:
- a CDS encoding ArdC family protein encodes MPDTAPTARAGSDRTSLYAEITARIIAELEAGRLPWVQPWGTPAAAAPLGLPRNAATGRAYSGVNVLILWGAVVARGFSGQGWLTFRQALALGGHVRKGERGTTVVYADRFIPDDERRRARDTGDEPQAIPFLKRFTVFNCDQCDGLPEGIAVAPPPIPEGLILPRAEALIRASGIEVRIGGTRAFYSPQHDYVQLPPPQAFFEPINWHRTALHEGAHATGHASRLNRDLSGSFGSRKYAFEELIAEISAAFLCAALGIVPTVRHADYLGAWLDVLRADNHAIVRAASQASKAADYLLGFLPETVPVAGDGRETV; translated from the coding sequence ATGCCCGACACCGCGCCAACCGCCCGCGCCGGTTCCGACCGGACCAGCCTCTACGCCGAGATCACCGCCCGCATCATCGCCGAGCTGGAAGCCGGCCGGCTGCCCTGGGTGCAGCCCTGGGGAACCCCGGCCGCCGCCGCCCCGCTCGGCCTGCCGCGCAACGCCGCCACCGGCCGCGCCTACAGCGGCGTGAACGTGCTCATCCTGTGGGGCGCCGTCGTCGCCCGCGGCTTCTCCGGCCAGGGCTGGCTGACGTTCCGTCAGGCTTTGGCTCTGGGCGGCCACGTCCGCAAGGGCGAGCGCGGCACCACCGTCGTCTACGCCGACCGCTTCATCCCCGACGACGAGCGCCGGCGCGCGCGGGATACCGGGGACGAGCCCCAGGCGATCCCCTTCCTGAAGCGCTTCACCGTCTTCAATTGCGACCAATGCGACGGCCTGCCCGAGGGCATCGCCGTGGCGCCGCCGCCGATCCCGGAGGGGCTGATCCTGCCGCGGGCCGAGGCGCTGATCCGGGCCAGCGGCATCGAGGTCCGCATCGGCGGCACCCGGGCCTTCTACAGCCCCCAGCACGACTACGTGCAGCTGCCACCTCCGCAGGCCTTCTTCGAACCCATCAACTGGCACAGAACCGCCCTCCACGAGGGAGCTCACGCGACAGGACACGCCTCAAGGTTGAATCGCGACCTGTCCGGGTCCTTCGGCTCCCGCAAGTACGCCTTCGAGGAGCTGATTGCCGAAATTTCGGCCGCCTTTCTCTGTGCGGCGCTCGGCATCGTCCCCACCGTCCGCCACGCCGATTACCTTGGGGCGTGGTTGGACGTCCTTCGCGCGGACAATCATGCCATCGTCCGCGCCGCCAGCCAAGCCAGCAAGGCGGCCGACTATCTCCTCGGCTTCCTGCCCGAAACCGTCCCCGTGGCCGGTGACGGGCGGGAGACCGTGTGA
- a CDS encoding bifunctional class I SAM-dependent methyltransferase/DEAD/DEAH box helicase codes for MTLTADLRTDTDAPRPPTPVDTAAALLAAAELLLPGLEHGRAIDAGTLRAAMTAAFGGSDAEGVWSWKLAYDAGEAAQVLFLRRFGPAMQARSASPAAFLAMLERLAALLPSQTRRSEESQARQQFSTPLPLAGVVAAAAALTPADRVLEPSAGTGLLAVFAEQAGAGLVLNELADTRAGLLERLFPGVPVARFDAAAIHDHLDPTIRPTVVLMNPPFSALVAVDGRVADAAVRHVASALARLAEGGRLVAVTGAGLAPEHPAWRNAFVRLQERGRVVFSAAIDGTVYARHGTTVDTRLTIIDRVPAEDPTAFPASPGTAPDVATLLDWVRRGVPPRASVPASAAAPLPVLARAMVARPVRRAAAVPTVCTPASGLAVAKLEYEPRDWTPEAGARLTAALYEPYALQSIAIPGAQPHPTPLVQSAAMAAVAPPKPRYRPHLPATLVTGGILSDAQLESVILAGEAHAGHLAGAWTVDETFDVVSAAPDDAEDAVRFRRGWFLGDGTGAGKGRQVAGILLDNWLKGRQRALWISKSDTLIEDARRDWSALGQEPLLVTPLSRFRPGVPITLERGILFTTYATLRGDGGEGAVPRVQQIVDWLGRDFDGVMIFDESHALRNAGGIAGFGRDGGPVTPSQQGRAGLRLQHALPDARVLYVSATGATTVHNLAYAQRLGLWGGADFPFATRAEFVQAIEAGGVAAMEVLARDLKALGLYAARSLSFEGVRYEMVEHRLTPGQVAIYDAYAAAFQVIHTNLTAALEAANVTGAGGTLNRAAKAAARSAFEGAKQRFFNHLISAMKTPTVLKSIERDLAAGHAVVVQLVSTGEALMERRLSDIPTEEWNDLSIDVTPRELVLEYLAHSFPTQLHEPFTDADGTLSSRPVWRDGQPVPCREAVERRDRMIERLAALEPVPGALDQIVQRFGAAMVAEVTGRSRRIVRKTNPGGDERLAVENRPGSANLAETQAFLDDEKRILVFSDAGGTGRSYHADLGAKNRRLRVHYLLEAGWKADAAIQGLGRSNRTNQAQPPLFRPVATDVRAEKRFLSTIARRLDTLGAITRGQRQTGGQGLFRADDNLESVYARAALRQLYGLLHAGKVDGCSLGEFEAATGLALSDRDGGLREELPPITTFLNRLLALTIGLQNTLFTVFEQLLAAKVEGAIASGIYDRGVETLVADSVTVTNRRTLYTHPATGAETQLFTLARRDRNQPLGLEEALEKGAGPQARLLVNARSGRAAVAVPAAGLMLDDGTVERRVRLLRPLERLTVTLAELAQSHWRPAEPEAFAAVWEKEAAAVPEFATSTLHLVTGLLLPVWRHLPDTNLRVVRLQTDDGERIIGRVVAPDALAEVERNFGSGDAAVPSAEQVWTALLEGRAVLHLADGLRLRRVTVMGAHRIELSGFTEGMVERLKALGLMSEIIAWTLRLFVPVGECGPAVFAALLARHPLLRVVDRTGL; via the coding sequence ATGACCCTGACCGCCGATCTCCGAACCGACACCGACGCACCCCGTCCTCCGACCCCAGTGGACACCGCGGCGGCCCTGCTCGCCGCCGCGGAGCTGCTGCTGCCCGGCCTCGAACACGGCCGGGCCATCGACGCCGGCACGTTGCGCGCCGCGATGACCGCGGCCTTCGGCGGCTCCGACGCCGAGGGTGTGTGGAGCTGGAAGCTGGCCTACGACGCCGGCGAGGCGGCGCAGGTGCTGTTCCTGCGCCGCTTCGGCCCGGCCATGCAGGCCCGTTCCGCCAGCCCGGCGGCGTTCCTGGCCATGCTGGAGCGGTTGGCGGCGCTGCTGCCTAGCCAGACCCGCCGCTCCGAGGAGAGCCAGGCCCGGCAGCAGTTCTCCACCCCGCTGCCGCTGGCCGGCGTGGTGGCCGCCGCCGCGGCGCTCACCCCGGCCGACCGGGTGCTGGAGCCCTCCGCCGGCACCGGCCTGCTCGCCGTCTTCGCCGAACAGGCGGGGGCGGGTCTAGTCCTCAACGAGCTGGCGGACACCCGTGCCGGCCTGCTGGAGCGCCTGTTCCCCGGCGTGCCGGTGGCCCGCTTCGATGCCGCCGCCATCCACGACCATCTCGACCCCACCATCCGGCCGACGGTGGTGCTGATGAACCCGCCCTTCTCGGCGCTGGTGGCGGTGGACGGCCGGGTGGCCGACGCCGCCGTCCGCCACGTCGCCTCGGCCCTGGCCCGCCTGGCCGAGGGCGGGCGCCTTGTCGCCGTTACCGGCGCCGGGCTGGCGCCCGAGCATCCGGCATGGCGTAACGCCTTCGTCCGCTTGCAGGAGCGGGGCCGCGTCGTCTTCTCCGCCGCCATCGACGGGACGGTCTACGCCCGCCACGGCACCACGGTGGACACCCGGCTGACCATCATCGACCGCGTGCCGGCGGAGGACCCAACCGCCTTCCCGGCCTCGCCGGGCACGGCCCCCGACGTCGCCACGTTGCTGGACTGGGTCCGGCGCGGCGTGCCGCCGCGTGCTTCCGTTCCCGCCTCGGCAGCGGCTCCCTTGCCGGTGCTGGCCCGCGCCATGGTGGCACGGCCCGTGCGCCGGGCGGCGGCTGTGCCGACGGTGTGCACGCCAGCGTCCGGCCTGGCGGTCGCCAAGTTGGAATACGAGCCGCGCGACTGGACACCGGAGGCCGGGGCTCGCCTCACCGCCGCGCTCTACGAGCCCTACGCGCTGCAATCCATCGCCATCCCCGGCGCCCAGCCGCACCCAACGCCGCTGGTGCAGTCCGCCGCCATGGCCGCGGTCGCCCCGCCCAAGCCCCGCTACCGCCCGCACCTCCCCGCCACCCTGGTCACCGGCGGCATCCTCTCCGACGCCCAGCTGGAGAGCGTCATCCTGGCTGGCGAGGCGCACGCCGGCCATCTCGCCGGCGCCTGGACGGTGGACGAGACCTTCGACGTCGTCTCGGCGGCGCCGGACGATGCCGAGGACGCGGTGCGTTTCCGCCGCGGTTGGTTCCTCGGCGACGGCACCGGCGCCGGCAAGGGCCGGCAGGTCGCCGGCATCCTGCTCGACAACTGGCTCAAGGGGCGACAGCGCGCGCTGTGGATCAGCAAGTCCGACACCCTGATCGAGGACGCCCGGCGCGACTGGTCGGCGCTCGGCCAGGAGCCTCTGCTGGTCACCCCGCTGTCGCGCTTCCGTCCCGGCGTGCCGATCACCCTGGAGCGCGGCATCCTCTTTACCACCTATGCCACCCTGCGCGGCGACGGCGGCGAGGGCGCCGTGCCCCGCGTCCAGCAGATCGTCGACTGGCTCGGCCGGGACTTCGACGGGGTGATGATCTTCGACGAATCCCACGCCCTGCGCAACGCCGGCGGCATCGCCGGCTTCGGCCGCGACGGCGGTCCCGTCACCCCCTCCCAGCAGGGCCGCGCCGGCCTGCGCCTCCAGCACGCCCTGCCGGACGCCCGCGTGCTCTACGTCTCGGCCACCGGCGCCACCACGGTGCACAACCTCGCCTACGCCCAGCGCCTCGGCCTGTGGGGCGGGGCGGACTTCCCCTTCGCCACCCGCGCCGAGTTCGTCCAGGCCATCGAGGCCGGCGGGGTGGCCGCCATGGAGGTGCTGGCCCGCGACCTCAAGGCCCTCGGCCTTTACGCCGCCCGCTCGCTGTCCTTCGAGGGGGTCCGCTACGAGATGGTCGAGCACCGGCTGACGCCGGGGCAGGTCGCCATCTACGACGCTTACGCCGCTGCCTTTCAGGTTATCCATACAAACCTGACCGCGGCGCTGGAGGCGGCCAACGTCACCGGGGCCGGCGGCACCCTGAACCGCGCCGCCAAGGCCGCCGCCCGCTCCGCCTTCGAGGGCGCCAAGCAAAGATTCTTCAACCATCTGATTTCTGCCATGAAGACGCCGACCGTGCTCAAATCCATCGAGCGCGACCTTGCCGCCGGCCACGCCGTTGTGGTGCAGCTCGTCTCCACCGGCGAAGCGTTGATGGAACGCCGTCTGTCCGACATCCCCACCGAGGAGTGGAACGATTTGTCGATCGACGTCACGCCGCGCGAGCTTGTCCTGGAGTATCTCGCCCACTCCTTTCCGACCCAGCTGCACGAACCCTTCACCGACGCCGACGGCACCCTGTCGTCGCGGCCGGTGTGGCGGGACGGCCAGCCGGTGCCGTGCCGCGAGGCGGTCGAGCGGCGTGACCGCATGATCGAGCGGCTGGCCGCGCTGGAGCCGGTGCCGGGGGCGCTCGACCAGATCGTCCAGCGCTTCGGCGCCGCCATGGTCGCCGAGGTCACCGGCCGCTCGCGGCGCATCGTGCGCAAGACCAATCCCGGCGGGGACGAGCGGCTGGCGGTGGAGAACCGCCCCGGCTCGGCCAACCTCGCCGAGACCCAGGCCTTCCTGGATGACGAGAAGCGCATCCTGGTCTTCTCCGACGCCGGCGGCACCGGCCGCAGCTACCACGCCGACCTCGGGGCGAAGAACCGGCGGCTGCGGGTGCACTATCTCCTGGAGGCGGGCTGGAAGGCCGACGCCGCCATCCAGGGGCTGGGCCGCTCCAACCGCACCAACCAGGCGCAGCCGCCGCTGTTCCGCCCGGTCGCCACCGACGTGCGGGCGGAGAAGCGCTTCCTCTCGACCATCGCACGCCGGCTCGACACCCTGGGCGCCATCACCCGCGGTCAGCGCCAGACCGGCGGGCAGGGGCTGTTCCGCGCCGACGACAACCTGGAATCCGTCTACGCCCGGGCCGCCCTGCGCCAGCTCTACGGCCTGCTGCACGCCGGCAAGGTGGATGGCTGCTCGCTGGGTGAGTTCGAGGCAGCGACCGGTCTGGCGCTGAGCGACCGCGACGGCGGCCTGCGCGAGGAGCTGCCGCCGATCACCACCTTCCTCAACCGGCTGCTGGCCCTGACCATCGGCTTGCAGAACACGCTGTTCACCGTGTTCGAGCAGCTGCTCGCCGCGAAGGTCGAAGGCGCCATCGCGTCGGGCATCTACGACCGCGGCGTCGAGACGCTGGTGGCCGACAGCGTCACGGTGACGAACCGGCGCACCCTCTACACCCACCCGGCGACCGGAGCGGAGACCCAGCTGTTCACCCTGGCGCGGCGCGACCGCAACCAGCCGCTCGGCCTGGAGGAGGCTCTGGAGAAAGGGGCCGGGCCGCAGGCACGGCTGCTGGTCAACGCCCGCTCGGGCCGGGCGGCGGTGGCGGTGCCCGCCGCCGGGCTGATGCTGGACGACGGCACGGTGGAGCGCCGGGTGCGGCTGCTGCGCCCGCTGGAACGCCTGACCGTGACGCTGGCCGAGCTGGCGCAGAGCCACTGGCGCCCGGCCGAGCCGGAGGCCTTCGCCGCTGTCTGGGAGAAGGAGGCCGCCGCAGTGCCGGAGTTCGCCACCAGCACCCTGCATCTGGTGACCGGGCTGCTGCTGCCGGTGTGGCGGCATCTGCCGGACACGAACCTGCGGGTGGTGCGGTTGCAGACCGACGACGGCGAACGGATCATCGGCCGGGTGGTGGCGCCGGACGCCCTGGCCGAGGTGGAACGCAACTTCGGCAGTGGTGACGCAGCGGTGCCGTCGGCGGAGCAGGTGTGGACGGCGCTGCTGGAGGGACGGGCGGTGCTGCATCTGGCCGACGGGCTGCGGTTGCGCCGGGTCACGGTGATGGGCGCCCACCGGATCGAGCTGTCGGGTTTCACCGAGGGGATGGTGGAGCGGCTGAAGGCGCTGGGGCTGATGTCCGAGATCATCGCCTGGACGCTGCGGCTGTTCGTGCCGGTGGGCGAGTGCGGGCCGGCGGTGTTCGCCGCCCTGCTGGCCCGCCACCCGCTGCTCCGTGTTGTCGACCGGACGGGGCTGTGA
- a CDS encoding GIY-YIG nuclease family protein: MMSTQASQFHRTAEAVPSVAGAYVLLVRLAEAVDVALPGRAKAILPPGRYLYCGSARGPGGLRARVGRHMRRDKSLRWHIDHLTTAGTVTGCWVFPAGDECALVARFAALPVPIPGFGSSDCTVCRSHLLAWPDGVALPFGAPDVSPTAAGPDVARVLSVAAMTDTVDFTPAERDLIRREFMSRWSEPPRLADGILLKRWATGPRRGEPKLPAIVQSLLERGLVTIAETDRGFPRAHFTAAGYAALRAMAASPRHLPPERYGHLIDELARRLEDR, from the coding sequence ATGATGTCCACGCAGGCTTCCCAGTTCCACCGCACGGCGGAAGCCGTCCCTTCCGTCGCCGGCGCCTATGTTCTGCTCGTCAGGCTGGCGGAGGCGGTGGACGTCGCCCTGCCCGGCCGGGCCAAGGCCATTCTGCCGCCGGGGCGGTACCTGTACTGCGGCAGCGCCCGCGGCCCGGGTGGCCTGCGTGCCCGCGTCGGCCGTCACATGCGCCGGGACAAGAGCCTTCGCTGGCACATCGACCACTTGACCACGGCGGGTACCGTGACCGGCTGCTGGGTTTTTCCCGCCGGCGACGAATGCGCGCTGGTCGCACGCTTCGCCGCCCTGCCGGTCCCGATCCCGGGGTTCGGCAGCAGCGACTGCACCGTTTGCCGGAGCCATCTCCTGGCGTGGCCCGATGGCGTCGCGCTGCCCTTCGGCGCACCGGATGTTTCTCCGACCGCCGCTGGACCGGACGTCGCCCGGGTGCTATCGGTCGCGGCCATGACCGATACCGTGGACTTCACCCCCGCCGAACGCGACCTGATCCGCCGCGAGTTCATGAGCCGCTGGTCGGAACCGCCGCGGCTGGCGGACGGCATCCTCCTGAAGCGGTGGGCGACCGGCCCGCGGAGAGGCGAACCGAAGCTCCCGGCCATCGTCCAGAGCCTGCTGGAGCGCGGGCTGGTGACGATCGCCGAAACGGATCGGGGGTTTCCCCGCGCCCATTTCACCGCGGCGGGATACGCAGCGTTGCGGGCCATGGCGGCCAGCCCGCGGCATCTCCCGCCGGAGCGCTATGGTCACCTCATCGACGAGCTCGCGCGCCGGCTGGAGGACCGCTGA
- a CDS encoding DUF6117 family protein → MSIPDFVKANFETLLRAAAAGDLALVQGTDARTGETRFILCAVAQRGGEVVLTPFGHLADADPYELYHPPFDPGGG, encoded by the coding sequence ATGTCGATTCCCGATTTCGTGAAGGCGAATTTCGAGACGCTGCTGCGCGCCGCGGCGGCCGGCGATCTGGCGCTGGTGCAGGGCACCGACGCCCGCACCGGCGAGACCCGCTTCATTCTGTGCGCTGTCGCGCAACGCGGTGGCGAGGTGGTGCTCACTCCCTTCGGGCACCTCGCCGACGCTGACCCCTATGAGCTTTACCACCCGCCGTTCGATCCCGGCGGCGGGTAG
- a CDS encoding DUF6878 family protein, translating into MCASNHDETIGGVPAAPPAEAEPALWQARAEAHGRLVAEARILSKDAVLAALAAAGLSIVTVTFDGYGDSGQIEAIHAQAGGAEVPLPEGEAEIATPLWDGSALERRPLPLGEAVEALTYDLLTATHDGWEDGDGAFGVLVLDVAGRAVRLEYNERYTASDYYEHDF; encoded by the coding sequence ATGTGCGCTTCCAACCACGACGAGACCATCGGCGGGGTGCCCGCCGCACCACCGGCCGAAGCCGAGCCGGCCTTGTGGCAGGCCCGGGCCGAGGCGCACGGCCGCCTCGTCGCCGAGGCCCGCATCCTCAGCAAGGACGCCGTCCTGGCGGCGCTGGCCGCAGCGGGGCTCTCCATCGTCACCGTCACCTTCGACGGCTATGGCGATTCCGGCCAGATCGAGGCCATCCACGCCCAGGCCGGCGGGGCGGAGGTGCCGCTGCCGGAGGGCGAAGCCGAGATCGCCACCCCGCTCTGGGACGGCTCGGCCCTGGAACGGCGGCCCCTGCCGCTGGGCGAGGCGGTCGAGGCGCTGACCTACGACCTGCTCACCGCCACCCACGACGGCTGGGAAGACGGCGACGGCGCGTTCGGCGTCCTCGTCCTCGACGTCGCCGGGCGGGCGGTCCGCCTGGAATACAACGAGCGCTATACCGCCAGCGACTACTACGAGCATGACTTCTAA
- a CDS encoding ParB/RepB/Spo0J family partition protein: protein MATPKIALNTSRDIPFNKLVLSQANVRKVKAGVSIEELAEDIARRTLLHSLAVRPVLDAEGAETGVFEVPVGGRRFRALELLVKQKRMSRTQPVPCVVRTAGLAEEDSLAENVQRAPLHPLDQFRAFQTLREAGLGEEEIAARFFVAPAVVKQRLKLAAVAPALLDAYAEDRMTLDQLMAFTVSGDHARQEQVWEALSRAYSREPYQIRRLLTEGAVRASDKRALFVGVEAYEAAGGAVMRDLFQHDDGGWLQDPALLDRLVAEKLEAEAATVRAEGWTWVEVALAFPYGHSRGLRRLAGEPVPLTEAEQATYDALHAEYERLEGSEPTEAEELDRVARRLAEIDVELRALEERPLVYETAEVARAGVFISVDVEGGLQVDRGYVRPEDEAPVEPVVPALPPDGEGPVTTPAGGAVAAQPAAIAGGASVSAPVPVAGTASSDDDEGLRPLPERLLIELSVHRTLALRDALANDPDTAFLAALHALCLRTFTQRPGASCLELELKSAGFGVQPPDLAASAAARAIDARQRAWSAQLPDEPAALWEVLVGFDGDSRAALFAHCVSFGVNAVHEPWNRAPQRAAHADLLAGAVGLDMAAAGWTATVDSYLGRVPKARIVEAVREARGPEAAQLIDHLRKPDMAKEAERLLAGSGWLPEPLRRPLEPAAGGDAGAAGDAEGGDASLPAFLTGAGEIPAAEDDADRTEAAAA, encoded by the coding sequence ATGGCCACGCCCAAGATCGCCCTCAACACCTCGCGCGACATCCCCTTCAACAAGCTGGTGCTGTCCCAGGCCAACGTCCGCAAGGTCAAGGCCGGCGTCTCCATCGAGGAGCTCGCCGAGGACATCGCCCGGCGCACCCTGCTGCACAGCCTCGCCGTCCGCCCGGTGCTCGACGCCGAGGGCGCCGAGACCGGCGTCTTCGAGGTGCCGGTCGGCGGCCGCCGCTTCCGGGCGCTGGAACTGCTGGTCAAGCAGAAGCGCATGAGCAGGACCCAGCCCGTCCCCTGCGTCGTGCGCACCGCCGGCCTCGCCGAGGAGGACTCGCTGGCCGAGAACGTCCAGCGCGCCCCGCTGCACCCGCTCGACCAGTTCCGTGCCTTCCAGACCCTGCGCGAGGCGGGGCTCGGCGAGGAGGAGATCGCCGCCCGCTTCTTCGTCGCCCCCGCCGTGGTGAAGCAGCGCCTCAAGCTGGCCGCCGTCGCGCCGGCGCTGCTCGACGCCTACGCCGAGGACCGTATGACGTTGGACCAGCTGATGGCCTTCACCGTCAGCGGCGACCACGCCCGCCAGGAGCAGGTGTGGGAGGCGCTGTCGCGCGCCTACAGCCGGGAGCCCTACCAGATCCGCCGGCTGCTGACCGAAGGGGCGGTGCGGGCGTCGGACAAGCGGGCGCTGTTCGTGGGCGTCGAGGCCTACGAGGCGGCCGGCGGGGCGGTGATGCGCGACCTGTTCCAGCACGACGACGGCGGCTGGCTGCAGGACCCGGCGCTGCTCGACCGGCTGGTCGCCGAGAAGCTGGAGGCCGAGGCCGCCACGGTGCGGGCGGAGGGCTGGACGTGGGTGGAGGTGGCGCTGGCCTTCCCCTACGGGCACAGCCGCGGGCTGCGTCGTCTGGCCGGCGAACCGGTGCCGCTGACCGAAGCCGAGCAGGCGACCTACGACGCGCTGCACGCCGAGTACGAGCGGCTGGAGGGGAGCGAGCCGACGGAAGCGGAGGAGCTGGATCGGGTGGCACGGCGCCTCGCCGAGATCGATGTGGAGCTGCGGGCGCTGGAGGAGCGGCCGCTGGTCTACGAGACGGCCGAGGTGGCGCGGGCCGGGGTGTTCATCAGCGTCGATGTCGAAGGCGGGCTCCAGGTCGACCGCGGCTACGTGCGGCCGGAGGACGAGGCGCCGGTCGAGCCGGTGGTTCCGGCTCTCCCGCCGGACGGTGAGGGCCCCGTCACTACCCCGGCGGGCGGGGCGGTGGCCGCCCAGCCGGCCGCCATCGCCGGCGGTGCCAGCGTGTCGGCCCCGGTGCCGGTCGCCGGGACTGCGTCGTCGGACGACGATGAGGGGCTGCGGCCCTTGCCCGAGCGGCTGCTGATCGAGCTGAGCGTGCACCGCACCCTGGCGCTGCGCGACGCGCTGGCCAACGACCCCGACACCGCCTTCCTGGCGGCGCTGCACGCGCTGTGTCTGCGCACCTTCACCCAGCGCCCCGGCGCCTCCTGCCTGGAGCTGGAGCTGAAGAGCGCCGGCTTCGGGGTGCAGCCGCCCGACCTCGCCGCCAGCGCCGCGGCCCGGGCGATCGACGCCCGCCAGCGTGCTTGGAGCGCCCAGCTCCCGGACGAGCCGGCTGCCCTGTGGGAGGTGCTGGTGGGGTTCGACGGCGACAGCCGGGCGGCCCTGTTCGCCCACTGCGTCTCCTTCGGCGTCAACGCGGTGCACGAGCCGTGGAACCGGGCGCCGCAGCGCGCCGCCCACGCCGACCTGCTGGCCGGGGCGGTCGGCCTCGACATGGCGGCGGCCGGCTGGACGGCGACGGTGGACAGTTACCTTGGCCGGGTGCCGAAGGCGCGCATCGTGGAGGCGGTGCGCGAGGCGCGTGGTCCGGAGGCGGCGCAGCTGATCGACCATCTGCGCAAGCCGGACATGGCCAAGGAGGCCGAGCGGCTGCTGGCCGGCAGCGGCTGGCTGCCCGAGCCGCTGCGCCGGCCGCTGGAGCCGGCGGCCGGCGGCGATGCCGGCGCGGCGGGTGATGCGGAGGGCGGCGACGCCTCCCTGCCGGCCTTCCTGACCGGCGCCGGGGAGATCCCGGCCGCCGAGGACGACGCGGACCGCACCGAGGCGGCCGCCGCGTGA
- a CDS encoding DUF6915 family protein has product MAHAYHHALSSARTWGGTADEYMALHQWMDGSKAITADFRHRALRHHAEGIFLLETLYGVTLTLSTGRVVPVRLIGEQHVREDLGFIPGFADWVRCIRPEPWMGRAQPLHPGVDPGDGG; this is encoded by the coding sequence ATGGCACACGCGTATCATCATGCCTTGTCGTCGGCACGCACCTGGGGAGGGACGGCGGACGAGTACATGGCCCTGCACCAGTGGATGGACGGCTCGAAAGCCATAACCGCTGATTTCCGCCACCGGGCCCTGCGCCATCACGCCGAGGGCATCTTCCTGCTGGAGACGCTGTACGGCGTCACGCTGACGCTGTCCACCGGCCGCGTCGTGCCGGTGCGGCTGATCGGGGAGCAACACGTCCGCGAGGACCTCGGCTTCATCCCCGGCTTCGCCGACTGGGTGCGCTGCATCCGGCCGGAACCCTGGATGGGCCGGGCCCAGCCCCTGCACCCCGGCGTCGATCCCGGCGACGGCGGCTGA